In one Rutidosis leptorrhynchoides isolate AG116_Rl617_1_P2 chromosome 8, CSIRO_AGI_Rlap_v1, whole genome shotgun sequence genomic region, the following are encoded:
- the LOC139862016 gene encoding probable magnesium transporter NIPA1 produces MGGISSDNIRGLILALSSSLFIGSSFIIKKKGLMKAGATGVRAGSGGYSYLKEPWWWAGMASMIIGEVANFAAYAFAPAILVTPLGALSMIISAVLAHYFLNERLHIFGVVGCALCLVGSTTIVLHAPQETQVSSVKEVWNFATEPGFMVYAVLVFVVVGVLIYRYVPLYGATHLVIYVGICSLMGSLTVMCVKAVGIAMKLSFSGSNQFIYFQTWFFTLLLLCFILLQLNYLNKALDTFNTAVISPVYYVMFTTLTILASMIMFKNWKHQNASQIISELCGFVTIFAGTFLLHKTKDMGVPAVESPKLSNLSNKSQNDSPRRPEL; encoded by the exons atgGGAGGAATATCTTCTGATAATATTCGTGGACTTATATTGGCTCTTTCTTCAAGTTTATTCATTGGATCTAGTTTTATTATTAAGAAAAAAGGTTTAATGAAAGCAGGTGCTACTGGAGTTAGAGCAG GTTCAGGAGGCTATTCGTACTTGAAAGAACCCTGGTGGTGGGCAGGGATGGCAAGCA TGATCATAGGTGAGGTAGCAAATTTTGCTGCTTACGCATTTGCTCCAGCGATACTTGTAACCCCATTAGGAGCTTTAAGTATGATAATTAG TGCAGTTTTGGCTCATTATTTTTTGAACGAGAGATTGCATATTTTTGGTGTGGTCGGGTGTGCACTCTGTTTGGTGGGTTCGACCACAATTGTGTTGCATGCACCGCAAGAGACCCAAGTTAGTTCGGTTAAAGAAGTTTGGAATTTTGCAACTGAGccag GTTTTATGGTGTATGCTGTCCTTGTTTTCGTTGTTGTTGGCGTACTTATTTACCGTTATGTGCCGCTCTATGGAGCAACTCATCTGGTTATATACGTTGGGATTTGCTCTCTTATGGGCTCCCTCACG GTTATGTGTGTAAAAGCAGTAGGAATTGCTATGAAGCTATCTTTTTCTGGAAGCAATCAATTTATATACTTTCAAACATGGTTTTTCACCCTGCTACTTCTTTGTTTCATCCTGTTGCAACTCAACTATTTAAACAAG GCGTTAGACACCTTCAATACTGCTGTAATTTCCCCTGTTTACTATGTCATGTTTACAACACTCACCATCTTAGCCAGTATGATCATGTTTaag AACTGGAAACATCAAAATGCATCACAGATTATAAGTGAACTGTGTGGTTTTGTGACGATTTTTGCGGGGACGTTTCTTCTTCATAAAACTAAGGATATGGGTGTGCCAGCTGTCGAATCGCCTAAACTTTCGAATTTATCAAACAAAAGCCAGAACGATAGTCCCAGAAGGCCTGAATTGTGA
- the LOC139864707 gene encoding F-box protein At5g07610-like, whose product MYNYTSVGSTKRRRLNNKSDVVSVVTNGSFSSSHDKVCSCEYLVEQILLRLPVISLLRFKSVSKHWYSLISDSRFQFLRTTRTIDPPSSLYAVVCKTNTMTRDHFIVPLDDVKKNGAAKAPYVTLNFDPTDYGTVIVHSCNGIMLVSQNLTNPFGVNRYVYNPTINQFIVLPKHEPFNSKFHCAITLAFDPSKSPYYKIVSICGFGPNYYRIGIYSSQTCTWKASCNFNSNIDRFYGVYWNNAVHWLDKTGLFLYFNLDEEIVREMHTSFCSLGTEHMFESRDHLLLVEADIPSKVVKIHELKRDYSGWFVKYHIELDQLGRSFPKLAEYKFRVLSIVLDEKEEDESFFVLAIGRVAIRFNLVANTFYQLYYFNASYNYGEMFINRFPDTQQFIPSLYKV is encoded by the coding sequence ATGTATAATTATACGAGTGTAGGAAGCACCAAAAGAAGAAGATTAAACAACAAAAGCGACGTCGTTTCTGTCGTTACGAATGGATCATTTTCGTCGTCGCATGATAAGGTATGTTCCTGCGAATACCTTGTTGAACAAATCCTGTTACGATTACCGGTTATATCATTGCTTCGGTTCAAGTCTGTATCCAAACACTGGTACTCTCTTATATCTGATTCTAGATTCCAATTCTTACGAACCACCCGTACAATTGATCCTCCTTCTAGTCTCTACGCCGTGGTTTGTAAAACCAACACAATGACACGAGACCATTTCATCGTCCCATTGGATGATGTAAAAAAAAATGGTGCTGCAAAAGCACCTTACGTAACCTTGAATTTTGATCCAACTGATTACGGAACAGTTATTGTGCACTCGTGTAATGGAATAATGCTCGTTTCTCAGAATTTGACCAATCCGTTTGGTGTCAATCGCTACGTATACAATCCAACTATCAACCAATTCATTGTACTTCCTAAGCACGAACCTTTTAATTCAAAATTTCATTGTGCTATTACCTTAGCGTTTGATCCTTCAAAGTCACCGTACTATAAAATCGTATCTATTTGTGGCTTTGGACCGAATTATTACCGGATAGGAATTTATAGCTCACAAACTTGCACTTGGAAGGCTTCttgtaattttaatagtaatattgatagatTTTATGGTGTTTATTGGAACAATGCTGTTCATTGGCTTGACAAAACCGGCTTGTTTTTGTATTTCAATTTGGATGAAGAGATTGTACGTGAAATGCATACCTCTTTTTGTTCTCTTGGTACTGAACATATGTTTGAGTCCCGAGACCACTTGCTTCTTGTTGAAGCTGATATCCCTTCGAAGGTGGTCAAAATTCATGAGTTGAAGAGAGATTATTCAGGATGGTTTGTGAAATACCACATTGAACTTGACCAACTTGGTAGGTCATTCCCTAAACTTGCAGAATACAAGTTTAGAGTACTATCGATTGTTTTGGACGAAAAAGAAGAAGATGAATCTTTTTTCGTACTAGCAATAGGCCGCGTAGCTATCCGATTCAATTTGGTAGCAAACACGTTTTACCAGCTCTATTATTTTAATGCCTCATACAATTATGGTGAAATGTTCATTAATCGATTTCCCGATACACAACAGTTCATACCGTCTCTCTACAAAGTTTGA
- the LOC139864708 gene encoding uncharacterized protein, translating to MTIDKRWITIRHTFNPDFIKGLNAFIERCKNNLDSQGKCSCPCKHCGNTVFLKPKHIKAHITRYGFEPSYTIWRHHGELPQPPEVHNTTDPLRNFLHDIQLEEVPNFEEEGSNDYETMNDTTATALDDLIDSTQTELYPGSKLSSLEFLAKLTHIKVLNKWTDTSFDQFLELLIQSHPPNNTIPKSFYETKKWMRKIALGYQTIHACKNECCLFYKEYQDLENCPICNESRWKDERTTGKKVPNKVLRYFPITPRLKRLYSSKYNAKDMTWHATGRCDEEGLAADGFNPFGNMNNPYSMWPVILTTYNTPPWICMKESSLMLTLLIPGPKSPGKDIDVYLRPLVDELKILWSEGVVTHDSVTNTYFQMKAMLIWTVNYYPASSSLSDWSGQGYKACPTCNEDTPAMRVKNKIVFVSHRLNLESIHPYRESLEFNGKVDHTSKPRKFKVADIENQLTDLLPVGNPGKNHTNVGEKRKRPLIVVTTGLKFLFFGNLSIGNIFHYNTTWMSCILKRMCWRLFWVPY from the exons ATGACGATTGATAAGAGGTGGATTACTATACGACATACATTTAATCCTGACTTTATTAAAGGTCTTAATGCATTTATTGAGAGGTGTAAAAACAATTTGGATTCGCAAGGTAAGTGTAGTTGCCCATGTAAACATTGTGGTAATACGGTTTTTCTTAAACCTAAACATATAAAAGCCCATATAACTAGATATGGGTTTGAACCCTCTTATACCATATGGAGGCATCACGGTGAACTACCACAACCACCCGAAGTACACAACACAACGGACCCTCTAAGAAATTTCTTGCACGATATTCAGTTGGAGGAAGTTCCTAATTTTGAGGAGGAAGGTTCGAATGACTATGAGACTATGAATGACACGACCGCAACTGCTCTTGATGATTTAATTGACTCCACCCAAACCGAGCTATATCCCGGTAGCAAGTTGTCCTCATTAGAGTTTTTAGCCAAGTTAACACACATTAAGGTCTTGAACAAATGGACGGATACTTCATTCGACCAATTTTTAGAATTACTCATACAATCACATCCCCCAAATAACACGATTCCGAAATCATTTTACGAAACTAAGAAGTGGATGAGAAAGATCGCTTTAGGGTATCAAACGATACATGCTTGTAAGAATGAATGTTGTTTGTTTTATAAAGAATACCAGGATTTGGAAAACTGTCCAATATGTAATGAGAGTAGATGGAAAGATGAACGCACAACGGGGAAAAAAGTTCCTAATAAAGTTTTGCGTTATTTTCCAATAACTCCAAGACTAAAACGTTTGTACAGTTCCAAATACAATGCAAAGGATATGACTTGGCATGCTACTGGGCGGTGCGATGAAGAGG GGTTGGCTGCTGATGGTTTCAATCCATTCGGCAACATGAATAATCCTTACAGCATGTGGCCAGTCATATTGACAACGTACAATACACCGCCGTGGATATGTATGAAAGAAAGTTCTCTCATGTTGACTCTGTTAATTCCTGGTCCTAAATCACCTGGAAAAGATATTGATGTTTACTTGAGGCCTTTAGTTGATGAACTGAAGATTTTATGGTCCGAAGGGGTTGTTACACATGACTCAGTTACAAACACATATTTTCAAATGAAAGCAATGCTTATTTGGACCGTAAACTATTATCCTGCCAGTAGTAGTTTGTCCGATTGGAGTGGCCAAGGCTATAAAGCATGCCCTACATGTAACGAGGACACTCCTGCTATGCGTGTGAAAAACAAAATTGTTTTTGTCAGTCACAGACTGAACCTTGAATCGATTCACCCATACAGAGAAAGCTTAGAATTCAATGGTAAGGTTGATCATACCTCTAAACCTAGAAAGTTCAAAGTAGCTGATATCGAAAACCAACTTACAGATTTGTTACCAGTTGGTAATCCCGGTAAAAATCATACAAATGTTGGTGAAAAAAGAAAACGTCCCCTAATTGTCGTCACAACTGGACTAAAATTTCTATTTTTCGGGAACTTGAGTATTGGAAATATCTTCCACTACAACACAACTTGGATGTCATGCATATTGAAAAGAATGTGTTGGAGGCTATTTTGGGTACCTTATTAA